In Neisseria animalis, a single window of DNA contains:
- the guaB gene encoding IMP dehydrogenase: protein MRIVEKAYTFDDVLLVPAHSTVLPRDVTLQTKLTREISLNAPLLSAAMDTVTEARLAISMAQEGGIGIIHKNMPPELQARAVSKVKRHESGVVKDPVTVAPDVLIGDLLKMRAERKRKMSGLPVVENGKVVGIVTNRDLRFESRLDLPVSAIMTPRERLVTVAEGTSIDEARELMHRHKVERVLVLNAKDELKGLITVKDIIKTTEFPNANKDSEGRLRVGAAVGTGGDTEERVRALVEAGVDVIVVDTAHGHSQGVLDRVKWVKQNFPQVQVIGGNIATAKAALDLVAAGADAVKVGIGPGSICTTRIVAGVGVPQLTAIHNVAEALKGTGVPLIADGGIRFSGDIAKALAAGAYCVMLGGMFAGTEEAPGEIELYQGRSYKSYRGMGSLGAMSQGSADRYFQDKTDSTDKYVPEGIEGRVPFKGPIINIIHQLLGGLRSSMGYLGCASISEMHEKAEFVEITSAGMSESHVHDVQITKEAPNYHR, encoded by the coding sequence ATGCGTATCGTAGAAAAAGCCTATACTTTTGACGACGTTTTACTGGTTCCTGCACATTCAACCGTGCTGCCGCGCGACGTCACGCTTCAAACCAAACTCACCCGCGAAATTTCGCTCAACGCCCCTTTACTTTCCGCTGCAATGGATACTGTAACCGAAGCGCGCTTGGCCATTTCCATGGCTCAGGAAGGCGGCATCGGCATCATCCATAAAAACATGCCTCCCGAATTGCAGGCGCGTGCCGTTTCCAAGGTAAAACGCCACGAAAGCGGTGTGGTAAAAGATCCCGTTACCGTTGCGCCGGATGTTTTGATTGGTGATTTGTTGAAGATGCGTGCCGAGCGCAAGCGCAAAATGTCGGGCTTGCCGGTAGTGGAAAACGGTAAGGTGGTGGGCATTGTAACCAACCGTGATTTGCGTTTTGAAAGCCGTCTGGATCTGCCGGTTTCGGCGATTATGACACCCCGCGAGCGTTTGGTTACCGTTGCCGAAGGTACCAGTATCGATGAGGCGCGGGAATTGATGCACCGGCACAAAGTCGAACGTGTATTGGTTTTGAATGCCAAAGACGAGTTGAAAGGCTTGATTACGGTAAAAGATATTATCAAAACCACCGAATTTCCGAATGCCAATAAAGATTCGGAAGGCCGTCTGCGCGTCGGTGCGGCAGTCGGTACCGGCGGCGATACCGAGGAGCGCGTGCGCGCGCTGGTTGAAGCCGGTGTGGATGTCATCGTGGTGGATACTGCACACGGCCACAGCCAAGGCGTACTCGACCGCGTGAAATGGGTCAAACAAAACTTCCCGCAAGTTCAGGTTATCGGCGGTAATATTGCAACCGCCAAAGCAGCCTTGGATTTGGTGGCTGCCGGTGCGGATGCCGTAAAAGTAGGTATCGGTCCGGGTTCGATTTGTACCACCCGTATCGTGGCAGGCGTGGGTGTGCCCCAACTGACTGCGATTCATAATGTTGCCGAAGCCTTGAAAGGTACCGGCGTGCCCCTGATTGCCGACGGCGGCATCCGTTTCTCAGGCGATATTGCCAAAGCCTTGGCCGCCGGCGCATATTGCGTGATGCTGGGCGGAATGTTTGCGGGCACGGAAGAAGCACCGGGCGAAATCGAGCTGTACCAAGGCCGCTCTTATAAATCTTACCGCGGCATGGGTTCGTTGGGTGCGATGAGCCAAGGTTCTGCCGACCGTTATTTCCAAGACAAGACGGACAGTACCGATAAATATGTGCCGGAGGGCATCGAAGGCCGCGTACCGTTTAAAGGTCCGATTATCAACATTATCCATCAGTTGCTTGGCGGCCTGCGTTCCAGCATGGGCTATTTGGGTTGTGCCAGCATTTCGGAAATGCACGAAAAAGCCGAGTTTGTGGAAATTACCTCTGCCGGTATGAGTGAATCCCACGTTCATGATGTGCAGATTACCAAAGAAGCACCTAATTACCACCGTTGA
- the gyrA gene encoding DNA gyrase subunit A, translating into MTDATVRNDHKFALETLPVSLEDEMRKSYLDYAMSVIVGRALPDVRDGLKPVHRRVLYAMHELKNNWNSAYKKSARIVGDVIGKYHPHGDSAVYDTIVRMAQDFSMRYMLVDGQGNFGSVDGDGAAAMRYTEIRMAKIAHEMLADIEEETVNFGPNYDGSEHEPLVLPTRFPALLINGSSGIAVGMATNIPPHNLTDTVNACLQLLDEPDTDIDALINTIKAPDFPTGATIYGMSGVREGYKTGRGRVVMRGKTHIETIGKNGEREAIIIDEIPYQVNKAKLVEKIGELVREKVLEGIADLRDESDKSGMRVVIELKRNENAEVVLNQLYKMTQLQDSFGINMVALVDGQPRLLNLKQILAEFLRHRREVVTRRTLYRLKKARHEGHIAEGKAVALSNIDEMIRLIKESADAPEAKGKLLARPWQSGLVGEMLSRTDLDMQMARPEGLPQGLGLQGSGYFLSEIQADAILRMSLRNLTGLDQDTIVNDYKTIMAQIIDFLDILAKPERITTIIREELEETKSAFGDERRSEINPFGGDIADEDLIPQREMVVTLTHGGYIKTQPTTDYQAQRRGGRGKQAAATKDEDFIETLFVANTHDYLMCFTNFGKCHWIKVYKLPEGGRNSRGRPINNVIQLEEGEKVSAILAVREFPEDQYVFFATAHGMVKKVQLSAFKNVRAQGIKAIALKEGDYLVGAAQTGGADDIMLFSNLGKAIRFNEYWEKSGSDEAEDAETENDEELSDGLSENEDDNSEAVVISGKHGVRPSGRGSGGLRGMRLPADGKIVSLITFAPECEQSNLQVLTATANGYGKRTPIADYSRKNKGGQGNIAINTGERNGDLVAATLVSESDDLMLITSGGVLIRTKVEQIRETGRAAAGVRLINLDEGETLVSLERVAEEPDEENAEENMMENSEYTESANSSENVLSEESGEA; encoded by the coding sequence ATGACCGACGCAACTGTCCGAAACGACCATAAATTCGCACTCGAAACCCTGCCCGTCAGCCTTGAAGACGAAATGCGCAAATCCTATCTGGATTATGCGATGAGTGTGATTGTCGGCCGCGCGCTGCCCGATGTGCGCGACGGCCTCAAGCCCGTGCACCGCCGCGTACTGTATGCCATGCACGAGCTGAAAAACAACTGGAATTCCGCCTACAAAAAATCCGCCCGTATCGTCGGCGATGTGATCGGTAAATACCACCCCCACGGCGACTCCGCCGTTTACGACACCATCGTGCGCATGGCGCAGGATTTCTCCATGCGCTATATGCTGGTCGACGGCCAGGGCAACTTCGGTTCGGTTGACGGCGACGGCGCGGCGGCCATGCGTTACACCGAAATCCGGATGGCGAAAATCGCCCATGAAATGCTGGCCGACATTGAAGAAGAAACCGTCAACTTCGGCCCCAACTACGACGGCAGCGAGCATGAGCCGCTGGTATTGCCGACCCGTTTCCCCGCCTTGCTGATCAACGGCTCCTCCGGTATCGCCGTGGGCATGGCGACCAACATCCCGCCGCACAACCTGACCGATACCGTCAATGCCTGCCTTCAGCTTCTGGATGAGCCGGACACCGACATCGATGCGCTGATCAACACCATCAAAGCCCCCGATTTTCCGACCGGAGCCACCATCTATGGTATGAGCGGCGTGCGCGAAGGCTACAAAACCGGCCGCGGCCGCGTGGTGATGCGCGGCAAAACCCATATCGAAACCATCGGTAAAAACGGCGAACGCGAAGCCATCATCATCGACGAAATCCCCTATCAGGTAAACAAAGCCAAACTGGTGGAAAAAATCGGCGAGCTGGTGCGCGAAAAAGTGCTGGAAGGCATTGCCGACTTGCGCGACGAATCCGACAAATCGGGGATGCGCGTGGTCATCGAGCTCAAGCGCAACGAAAACGCCGAAGTGGTGCTCAACCAACTCTATAAAATGACCCAGCTGCAAGACAGCTTCGGCATCAACATGGTGGCACTGGTCGACGGCCAGCCGCGCCTGCTGAACCTCAAGCAGATTTTGGCCGAATTTTTGCGCCACCGCCGCGAAGTCGTCACCCGCCGCACGCTCTACCGCCTGAAAAAAGCACGCCACGAAGGCCATATTGCCGAGGGTAAAGCCGTTGCGTTGTCCAACATCGATGAAATGATCCGGCTTATTAAAGAATCCGCCGACGCGCCGGAAGCCAAAGGAAAGCTGTTGGCACGACCGTGGCAGTCCGGTCTGGTGGGCGAAATGCTCTCGCGCACCGATTTGGATATGCAGATGGCGCGCCCCGAAGGTCTGCCGCAGGGTTTGGGTTTGCAGGGAAGCGGTTATTTCCTGAGCGAAATCCAAGCCGATGCGATTTTACGCATGAGCCTGCGTAACCTGACCGGCCTCGACCAAGATACCATCGTCAACGATTACAAAACCATCATGGCGCAGATTATTGATTTCTTGGACATTCTCGCCAAGCCGGAGCGTATTACCACCATTATCCGCGAGGAATTGGAAGAAACCAAAAGCGCGTTCGGCGACGAACGCCGCAGCGAAATCAACCCGTTTGGCGGCGATATTGCCGATGAAGACCTGATTCCGCAACGCGAGATGGTGGTCACGCTGACGCACGGCGGTTACATCAAAACCCAGCCGACCACCGACTACCAGGCGCAACGTCGCGGCGGGCGCGGCAAACAGGCAGCGGCAACCAAAGACGAAGACTTTATCGAAACACTCTTTGTCGCCAATACCCATGATTATCTGATGTGTTTCACCAACTTCGGCAAATGCCATTGGATTAAGGTTTACAAATTGCCGGAAGGCGGGCGCAACAGCCGCGGTCGTCCGATTAACAACGTTATCCAACTCGAAGAAGGCGAAAAAGTCAGCGCGATTTTAGCGGTGCGCGAGTTCCCGGAAGACCAATATGTCTTCTTTGCCACGGCACACGGCATGGTGAAAAAAGTACAGCTTTCCGCCTTTAAAAACGTACGCGCGCAAGGCATTAAAGCCATCGCACTCAAAGAAGGCGACTATTTGGTCGGCGCGGCGCAAACGGGCGGTGCCGACGACATCATGCTGTTCTCCAACCTCGGCAAAGCCATCCGCTTCAACGAATACTGGGAAAAATCCGGCAGCGACGAAGCCGAAGACGCCGAAACTGAAAATGACGAAGAACTTTCAGACGGCCTGTCTGAAAACGAAGACGACAACAGTGAAGCCGTCGTCATCAGCGGCAAACACGGCGTGCGTCCGAGCGGGCGCGGCAGCGGCGGCCTGCGCGGTATGCGTCTGCCTGCCGACGGTAAAATCGTCAGCCTGATTACCTTTGCACCGGAATGCGAACAAAGCAACCTTCAAGTGCTCACCGCCACCGCCAACGGCTACGGCAAGCGCACTCCGATTGCGGATTACAGCCGTAAAAACAAAGGCGGCCAAGGCAATATCGCCATCAACACAGGCGAACGCAACGGCGATTTGGTCGCGGCAACGCTGGTAAGCGAAAGCGATGATTTGATGCTGATTACCAGCGGCGGCGTATTAATCCGCACCAAAGTCGAACAAATCCGCGAAACCGGCCGCGCCGCCGCAGGTGTGCGCCTGATTAATCTGGACGAAGGCGAAACGCTGGTCAGCTTGGAGCGGGTAGCGGAAGAACCTGACGAAGAAAATGCAGAGGAAAATATGATGGAAAATTCGGAATATACGGAATCTGCAAATAGTTCGGAAAATGTTTTATCCGAAGAAAGCGGTGAGGCGTAA
- the dapC gene encoding succinyldiaminopimelate transaminase yields MNSLLEQLQPYPFARLREAMQGLDAPEGITPVPLHIGEPKHATPKVVTEALASSLAELSAYPLTAGLPELRQACADWICRRYDGLKICPNTEILPVLGSREALFSFIQTVLDPVTDGSKPVVISPNPFYQIYEGATLLGGGEIHFANCPAPAFNPDWRSISEDIWKRTKIVILCSPNNPSGSVLKREDWQEIFALQDRYGFVIASDECYSEIYFDGNKPIGCLQAAAELGRSNKGLVMFTSLSKRSNVPGLRSGFVAGDAELLKNFLLYRTYHGSAMSIPVQRASIAAWNDEPHVIENRHLYQEKFDKVIPILRQKFDVKTPDASFYIWLKIPDGDDLAFAKKLWQQAAIQVLPGRFLARMTASGNPGEGYVRIALVADVESCVKAAETIVSLYSDTTA; encoded by the coding sequence ATGAACTCTTTACTCGAACAACTGCAACCCTATCCGTTTGCACGTCTGCGCGAAGCCATGCAGGGACTTGATGCACCTGAAGGCATAACGCCCGTTCCCCTGCACATCGGCGAACCCAAACACGCTACGCCGAAAGTCGTTACCGAGGCCTTGGCCTCTTCACTTGCCGAACTTTCCGCCTACCCCCTGACTGCAGGACTGCCCGAATTGCGCCAAGCCTGTGCCGACTGGATTTGCCGTCGGTATGACGGCCTGAAAATCTGCCCGAATACCGAAATCCTCCCGGTTTTAGGCAGTCGGGAGGCCCTGTTTTCCTTTATCCAAACCGTACTGGACCCTGTTACAGACGGCAGCAAACCCGTTGTCATCAGCCCCAATCCGTTTTATCAAATCTATGAAGGAGCAACCTTGCTTGGTGGCGGTGAAATCCATTTTGCCAACTGCCCTGCTCCGGCATTCAACCCCGATTGGCGCAGTATCAGCGAAGATATTTGGAAGCGCACCAAAATCGTTATTCTCTGCTCACCCAACAACCCAAGCGGTAGTGTATTGAAACGGGAAGACTGGCAGGAGATTTTCGCCCTGCAAGACCGCTATGGCTTTGTGATCGCTTCTGATGAATGCTATTCCGAAATTTATTTCGACGGCAACAAACCCATCGGCTGTCTGCAAGCCGCTGCCGAACTGGGCCGCAGCAACAAAGGCTTAGTGATGTTTACCAGCCTGTCGAAGCGCTCCAATGTTCCCGGTTTGCGCTCCGGCTTTGTTGCCGGAGATGCGGAACTGCTAAAAAACTTCCTGCTTTACCGCACCTACCACGGCAGCGCCATGAGTATTCCCGTGCAACGCGCCAGCATCGCAGCTTGGAACGATGAACCCCATGTGATTGAAAACCGCCACTTGTATCAGGAAAAATTCGACAAAGTTATCCCGATTCTCCGGCAGAAGTTTGACGTTAAAACACCTGATGCTTCATTCTATATCTGGTTAAAAATACCCGACGGCGATGATTTGGCCTTTGCCAAAAAATTATGGCAGCAGGCCGCCATTCAAGTTTTACCCGGCCGCTTCCTCGCCCGTATGACCGCAAGCGGCAACCCGGGAGAAGGCTATGTCCGCATTGCATTGGTTGCTGATGTAGAAAGCTGCGTTAAGGCAGCAGAAACCATCGTATCGCTCTACTCTGATACCACTGCATAA
- the ftsB gene encoding cell division protein FtsB produces MKWVTVVLSIAIVYFQYSLWFGKGSVGHTKELQEQLILQTEKNQTLVLRNNFLAAEVNDLANGQEAISEIARVELGYVQEGETYYRFVEHKR; encoded by the coding sequence ATGAAGTGGGTAACTGTTGTTTTATCGATTGCTATCGTGTATTTCCAATATAGCCTTTGGTTTGGTAAAGGCAGTGTAGGGCATACGAAAGAATTGCAAGAGCAACTCATATTGCAGACCGAAAAAAACCAAACGCTTGTTTTGCGAAATAATTTTCTGGCGGCAGAAGTAAACGACTTGGCAAACGGGCAAGAGGCCATTTCAGAAATTGCCCGGGTGGAATTAGGTTATGTTCAAGAAGGCGAGACGTATTACCGCTTTGTCGAACATAAGCGTTGA
- the gshA gene encoding glutamate--cysteine ligase yields the protein MKLPVIASEHLAQLQSFEAKILANHTKIENWFRLQWSLHRPPFYGSVDIRNAGYKISSIDMNLFPGGFNNLNPNFIPLAAVAAQDAVQRACEAAKSVLIIPENHTRNTFYLQNVYALAEILRSAGYEVRLGSLNPEVTEPAELQTALGNTILLEPLLRTRGRVHLADGFSPCVVLLNNDLSAGVPEILKGIEQTVLPPLHGGWTSRRKTAHFAAYDQVAADFAKLIDIDEWDINPYFEKISGLDFQEREGEDALAEAVERVLAKIRAKYDEKGITDKPFVIVKADAGTYGMGVMSVKSADEVRGLNRKNRNKMAKVKEGLEVTEVIVQEGIYTYETLNGAVSEPVVYMMDRFVIGGFFRVHEGRGADENLNAGGMVFVPLSNSIPTGNGDDSEEAPEACKRVFEQWDSLGMPRSGKDCDIDNEHNRLYVYGVMARLSLLAAAIELEQTAPQS from the coding sequence ATGAAACTACCGGTTATCGCCAGCGAGCATTTGGCGCAGCTCCAATCATTTGAAGCGAAAATCCTAGCCAACCACACCAAAATCGAAAACTGGTTCCGTTTGCAATGGAGCCTGCACCGGCCGCCGTTTTACGGTTCGGTCGATATCCGCAATGCAGGTTATAAAATCTCTTCTATTGATATGAATCTGTTTCCGGGCGGCTTCAACAATCTGAATCCGAACTTTATCCCGCTGGCGGCGGTGGCGGCGCAAGATGCGGTGCAGCGTGCCTGCGAAGCGGCGAAATCAGTGCTGATTATTCCCGAAAACCATACCCGCAATACCTTTTATCTGCAAAACGTCTATGCGCTGGCTGAAATTTTACGCTCTGCAGGTTATGAAGTGCGCTTGGGCAGCTTGAATCCCGAAGTCACCGAGCCGGCCGAATTGCAGACGGCCTTGGGCAATACTATTTTGCTCGAGCCCTTGCTGCGCACCCGTGGGCGCGTCCATCTGGCCGACGGCTTCTCACCTTGCGTAGTCTTGCTGAACAACGACTTGTCGGCAGGTGTTCCGGAAATTTTAAAAGGCATTGAGCAAACCGTATTGCCGCCGCTGCACGGCGGTTGGACATCCCGCCGCAAGACGGCACACTTTGCCGCATACGACCAAGTGGCCGCCGATTTTGCCAAGTTAATCGACATCGACGAATGGGACATCAATCCTTACTTTGAAAAAATCAGCGGCTTGGATTTCCAAGAGCGCGAGGGCGAAGACGCATTGGCGGAAGCCGTAGAGCGCGTATTGGCGAAAATCCGGGCCAAATACGACGAAAAAGGCATCACCGACAAGCCGTTTGTGATTGTCAAGGCTGATGCGGGTACTTACGGCATGGGTGTGATGAGCGTGAAATCCGCCGACGAAGTGCGCGGACTCAACCGCAAAAACCGCAACAAAATGGCCAAAGTCAAAGAAGGCTTGGAAGTGACCGAAGTCATTGTCCAAGAAGGTATTTATACATACGAAACCTTAAACGGCGCAGTGTCCGAACCGGTTGTGTATATGATGGACCGGTTTGTCATCGGAGGCTTTTTCCGCGTACACGAAGGCCGAGGCGCGGATGAAAACCTGAATGCAGGCGGCATGGTGTTTGTGCCGCTTTCCAACAGCATTCCGACCGGCAACGGTGACGATTCGGAAGAGGCTCCCGAAGCCTGCAAACGCGTGTTCGAGCAATGGGATTCGCTCGGTATGCCCCGTTCCGGCAAAGACTGCGACATCGACAACGAACACAACCGGCTGTATGTGTACGGCGTAATGGCGCGCCTGTCGCTCTTGGCGGCGGCAATCGAATTGGAGCAAACCGCGCCGCAATCTTGA
- the eno gene encoding phosphopyruvate hydratase codes for MSAIVDIFAREILDSRGNPTVECDVLLESGVMGRAAVPSGASTGQKEALELRDGDKGRYLGKGVLTAVEHVNNEIAQALIGVDASEQSYIDQIMIELDGTDNKGRLGANATLAVSMAVARAAAEDAGLPLYRYLGGAGPMALPVPMMNVINGGEHANNTLNIQEFMIMPVDAKSFREALRCGAEVFHALKKLCDAKGFPTTVGDEGGFAPNLNTHKEALELISEAVKAAGYVPGEDVLFALDCASSEFYKDGKYHLEAEGVALSSAEFADYLAGLVAEFPIISIEDGMDENDWEGWKLLTEKLGGKVQLVGDDLFVTNPKILAEGIEKGVANALLVKVNQIGTLSETLKAVELAKRNRYTSVMSHRSGETEDSTIADLAVATNCMQIKTGSLSRSDRMAKYNQLLRIEEELAEAAYYPGKAAFYQLGK; via the coding sequence ATGAGCGCAATCGTTGATATTTTTGCCCGCGAAATTTTGGACTCACGCGGTAATCCGACCGTTGAGTGTGACGTATTGTTGGAATCGGGCGTGATGGGGCGTGCAGCCGTGCCGAGCGGTGCATCAACCGGCCAAAAAGAGGCTTTGGAGCTTCGCGACGGCGATAAAGGCCGCTATTTGGGTAAAGGTGTCTTGACTGCGGTGGAACATGTAAACAATGAAATCGCCCAAGCATTAATCGGCGTAGATGCCAGCGAACAGTCTTATATCGACCAAATCATGATTGAATTGGACGGTACCGACAACAAAGGCCGCTTGGGTGCGAATGCGACTCTGGCGGTTTCCATGGCGGTTGCCCGTGCGGCAGCCGAAGATGCGGGTCTGCCGCTCTACCGTTATTTGGGCGGCGCAGGCCCGATGGCATTGCCGGTGCCGATGATGAATGTCATCAATGGCGGCGAACATGCCAACAATACTTTGAATATTCAAGAATTCATGATTATGCCCGTGGACGCGAAATCATTCCGTGAAGCTTTGCGTTGCGGTGCCGAAGTGTTCCACGCGCTGAAAAAACTGTGTGATGCCAAAGGTTTCCCGACTACCGTCGGCGACGAAGGCGGTTTCGCACCTAACCTGAATACCCATAAAGAAGCTTTGGAGCTGATTTCCGAAGCCGTTAAAGCAGCGGGTTACGTTCCGGGCGAAGACGTATTGTTTGCTCTGGACTGTGCTTCCAGCGAATTCTATAAAGACGGCAAATACCACTTGGAAGCCGAAGGTGTGGCTTTGAGCAGTGCCGAGTTTGCCGATTATCTGGCCGGTTTGGTTGCCGAATTCCCGATTATCTCCATCGAAGACGGTATGGACGAAAACGACTGGGAAGGTTGGAAACTGCTGACTGAAAAACTGGGCGGCAAAGTCCAATTGGTCGGCGATGATTTGTTTGTGACCAATCCGAAAATCTTGGCAGAAGGCATTGAAAAAGGCGTGGCCAATGCCTTGCTGGTGAAAGTAAACCAAATTGGTACCTTGAGCGAAACCCTGAAAGCAGTGGAACTGGCCAAACGCAACCGTTATACCAGCGTAATGAGCCACCGTTCGGGCGAAACCGAAGACAGCACCATCGCCGATTTGGCCGTTGCCACCAACTGCATGCAGATTAAAACCGGTTCGTTGAGCCGTTCCGACCGTATGGCGAAATACAACCAACTGCTGCGTATCGAAGAAGAACTCGCCGAAGCCGCATACTACCCGGGTAAAGCCGCGTTTTATCAGTTAGGCAAATAA
- the uvrC gene encoding excinuclease ABC subunit UvrC, producing the protein MSDKSQPFDLDIFLRNLPALPGVYRMFDSDNNVLYVGKAVNLKRRVSSYFQKNDLSPRIRLMLKQVHHIETTITRSEAEALILENNFIKALAPKYNILFRDDKSYPYLMLSGHEFPQMAYYRGALKKPNQYFGPYPNGYAVRDSIQILQRVFKLRTCEDSVFEHRDRACLLYQIKRCSGPCVGHISAEDYRANVAEAATFLNGKTDELIQILHHKMNQAAAALQFEEAARFRDQIQALGLMQSQQFIDSKNPNNPNDIDLLALAVADGLVCVHWVSIRGGRHVGDKSFFPDVKDDPEPNGQDYAEAFVAQHYLGKTKPDVIISNFSIPEAIQTALNSEHGKQIQFVHKTIGERKVWLKMAEQNARVAIEQRHQQQSSQQHRINELARILNMDSDSLNRLECFDISHTQGEATIASCVVYDEQNIQPSQYRRYNITTAKAGDDYAAMREVLRRRYGKMQEAEANGETVKWPDVVLIDGGKGQIGVAVDVWEELGLHIPLVGIAKGPERKAGLEELILPFSGETFRLPPHSPALHLLQTVRDESHRFAITGHRKKRDKSRVTSSLNDIEGIGPKRKKALFTRFGGLRGLMAASKEDLAQVEGISTALAEKIYDYLH; encoded by the coding sequence GTGTCAGACAAATCACAGCCTTTCGATCTCGATATTTTTCTCCGAAACCTCCCCGCATTGCCGGGCGTGTACCGCATGTTTGATTCGGATAACAATGTGTTATACGTTGGAAAAGCCGTTAATCTCAAGAGACGGGTATCGAGTTATTTTCAGAAAAACGATCTTTCGCCACGTATCCGTTTAATGCTGAAACAGGTGCACCACATCGAAACCACCATTACCCGCAGTGAAGCCGAAGCCTTGATTTTGGAAAATAATTTCATCAAAGCATTGGCTCCGAAATACAATATTCTGTTTCGAGACGATAAAAGCTATCCTTATCTGATGCTTTCAGGGCATGAATTTCCGCAAATGGCCTATTATCGTGGCGCACTTAAAAAACCGAACCAATATTTCGGTCCTTATCCCAATGGCTATGCCGTGCGTGACAGCATTCAGATTCTGCAGAGGGTATTCAAGTTGCGGACCTGTGAAGACAGTGTATTCGAACATCGCGACCGTGCTTGTTTGCTGTATCAGATTAAGCGGTGTTCCGGCCCTTGTGTCGGTCATATTTCCGCCGAGGATTACCGGGCCAATGTTGCTGAAGCCGCAACGTTTCTCAATGGCAAAACCGATGAGCTGATTCAGATTTTGCACCATAAAATGAATCAGGCGGCCGCCGCACTGCAATTTGAAGAAGCGGCGCGTTTCCGGGATCAGATACAGGCTTTGGGTCTGATGCAGAGCCAGCAGTTTATCGACAGTAAAAATCCCAACAATCCCAATGATATAGACTTACTCGCCCTTGCCGTTGCAGACGGCCTTGTCTGCGTTCATTGGGTCAGCATACGCGGTGGGCGGCACGTCGGCGACAAAAGTTTCTTTCCCGATGTCAAAGACGATCCCGAGCCAAACGGGCAGGATTATGCGGAAGCCTTTGTGGCACAACATTATCTCGGCAAAACGAAACCCGATGTCATCATCAGCAATTTCAGCATACCCGAAGCCATTCAGACGGCATTGAACAGCGAACACGGCAAACAGATTCAATTTGTGCATAAAACCATCGGGGAGCGCAAAGTATGGTTGAAAATGGCGGAGCAAAACGCCCGTGTCGCGATTGAGCAGCGGCATCAGCAGCAGAGCAGCCAGCAACACCGCATCAATGAATTGGCACGGATTCTCAATATGGATTCAGACAGCCTCAACCGCTTGGAATGTTTCGACATCAGCCATACCCAAGGCGAGGCCACCATTGCCAGTTGCGTGGTTTATGACGAACAAAATATCCAACCTTCGCAATACCGCCGCTACAATATTACCACTGCCAAAGCAGGGGACGACTATGCCGCCATGCGTGAAGTATTGCGGCGGCGGTACGGTAAAATGCAGGAGGCCGAGGCAAATGGCGAAACAGTAAAATGGCCGGATGTTGTATTGATTGACGGTGGCAAAGGGCAAATCGGAGTAGCCGTCGATGTTTGGGAAGAACTCGGATTGCACATCCCCTTGGTCGGAATTGCCAAAGGTCCCGAGCGCAAGGCAGGATTGGAAGAATTGATTCTTCCGTTTAGCGGAGAGACCTTCCGTCTGCCGCCGCACAGCCCCGCATTGCATCTTTTGCAAACCGTGCGCGATGAGTCCCACCGTTTCGCCATTACCGGACACCGTAAAAAGCGCGATAAATCCCGTGTAACCTCATCTCTTAACGATATTGAAGGCATCGGT